A segment of the Sphingomonas kaistensis genome:
CCATACTTACGGCCCTCCTTGGCAATCCGCTCGAGGATCTTGCGAACCGCCTGAACACCATTGTTCTCGTCCTTGGGAACGTAACGGTGCGCTTCCTCGCAGACCAGCAGGATCGGCCGTTGCGCCTCGGTGCGTGACCAGATCGCATAGTCGAACACCATCCGGGCCAGCACCGAGACGACGACGCTGGTGATGTCCGAAGGCACGCCCGACACGTCGACGATGCTGATCGGCTTTCCGTTGGCGGGAAGGCGGAACAGGCGGGAGATGAAGCTTCCCATCGAATCGGTGATGTTCATGCCCGAGAACATGAAGGTGTAGCGCGGGTCGGCCTTGAGCTCGTCGAGCTTGGTCTTGAGCCGCTGGTAAGGCGTGGTGTCGCCCGCGCGGTCAAGCTTGCCCATTTCGGCGACGATCACCGCGTTCAAATCGGTCAGCAGGTAGGGAATCGGCGAATCCACCGTCACCTTGCCGAACTGCTCGGAGAACTTGTTCTTGGTCCGCGCCGCCAGCAGGCACTTGGCAAGGATGTCGGCGTCGCGGTTGCGCTCGGCCCCGTCGGTGGTCAGCAGCACCTCGCAATGCTCTTCGAAGTTGAGCAGCCAGTAAGGAAGCTGGAGGTTGTCGACGTTGAACAGCTCGCCGCAGCCCTTGAAGGCGGCGCTATATTCGCCGTGCGGATCGATCATCACGATGTGCCCCTCGGGGCTGTAATTCGAGATGCGATGCAGGATCAGCGCGACCGAGGTCGACTTGCCGGTACCGGTCGAGCCGAGGATCGCGAAATGCTTCGAGAGCATCGGGTCGATGTACAGAGCGCCGCGAATGTCGTCGGTAGGGTAGACGGTGCCGATCTCGACGTGCGCGCTGTCGGAGGCGGCGAACACCTGGCGAAGATCGTCGGTGGTGACCGGATGCACTTCGGCGCCCGGAATCGGATAGCGGGTGACGCCGCGGCGGAATCCGCTCATCCCGCCATTCTGGTCGCGCGTGCCTTCGCCGAGGAAGTCGATCGCGGCGATGATCCGGCCATTGTCGTCGGCACGCATGGTGCGGACATTGGCGATCAGCCAGCTCTTGCCGACCGCCATCTTGACCTGGCTTCCGACCTGCCCGGACATCGCCACCGACGGATCGCTGTGATCGGCGAGGGCGAGCAGCCGGGCCGGATCGAAGCGGGCTTGCGAGCCGGAACCGGCGATGTCGAGTACCGACCCGATCGGGTCATGCTTTTCGCGGGCGACCGGGGGGCGGCTGCCGACCGGCTCCTCTTCGGAATGGCTGGTCAGTTCGTCGATCAGCTGCTTGAGACTGACATTATCTTCCATGGTCGTTCCGGTCCGCTCCCCACACACTCTGGAGCGCGGTCTAGACGAAACGCGGTTAAGATTTTGCTTTAGCTGCGCGATCCGAACAGCGCGGCCGCACCCCACCCGAGGCCGAGGCTAAGCAGCACCGCGGCCAGGCCATAGAGGAAGGCGTGGCGGCGGGCGGTGGTGGCGATGAAGCGCTCGAACCCGGTCTTGCGCACCTCCACTTCCTTGGTCGCGGCGGCGATCACCTTGCCGCGGTCGATCAGGAAGGTTTCGGTTTCGTAGGTGCCGATCGGGACCTGGCTGGGGATCGAGATGCGCGCGCGGTAAAGCACGCCGTCGCTGATCTCCACGCCGTTGCTGTTCTCCGCATACAGGCCCTGGCGGGTGCGCAGGTCGAGCAGGCCGTTCTCGAAACGCTGAGCCTTGTCGGGCTGGGCGCCGCCGCCGGGCGACAGCTGGAGGTTGCCGAGGCCCAGTTCGTAGACCGCCGCGGTGCGTTCCCCCACCACCTGCGCCAGCGGGCGGTTGGAGGCGACGGCATAATAGCTGGGGGCGGAGGAGAAGCGGTGGCTGTCGGCATTCATCCAGATGCCGGCGATCTTCTGCTTTTCGCGCACGATCATCGGCTGGACCGGGCCCTTCAGCACCACCACCACATCGAGCGGGCGGGTCGGGGTGCGGCCGCCGGGATAAAGGATGGCGCCGAACAACAGCAGCTGCGCGCCGGTGAAGCTGTAGCGGATCTCGATCGCGCGGGCGGAGATGTCGGGCACCAGGCGCGGCCCGGCCTGGCCCATCAGCAGGGGCGCCAGCAGCGCCGCGAAGAGCAGCCGCAGCCTCAC
Coding sequences within it:
- a CDS encoding ATP-binding protein produces the protein MEDNVSLKQLIDELTSHSEEEPVGSRPPVAREKHDPIGSVLDIAGSGSQARFDPARLLALADHSDPSVAMSGQVGSQVKMAVGKSWLIANVRTMRADDNGRIIAAIDFLGEGTRDQNGGMSGFRRGVTRYPIPGAEVHPVTTDDLRQVFAASDSAHVEIGTVYPTDDIRGALYIDPMLSKHFAILGSTGTGKSTSVALILHRISNYSPEGHIVMIDPHGEYSAAFKGCGELFNVDNLQLPYWLLNFEEHCEVLLTTDGAERNRDADILAKCLLAARTKNKFSEQFGKVTVDSPIPYLLTDLNAVIVAEMGKLDRAGDTTPYQRLKTKLDELKADPRYTFMFSGMNITDSMGSFISRLFRLPANGKPISIVDVSGVPSDITSVVVSVLARMVFDYAIWSRTEAQRPILLVCEEAHRYVPKDENNGVQAVRKILERIAKEGRKYGVSLGLITQRPSDLAEGVLSQCGTIIAMRLNNERDQACVRAAMPEGARGFLDAIPALRNRECIVCGEGVAIPIRVRFDDLEPEKRPASSDPSFASLWRETGGEPEIISRTVKRWRGHGR
- a CDS encoding TIGR02186 family protein; translated protein: MGQAGPRLVPDISARAIEIRYSFTGAQLLLFGAILYPGGRTPTRPLDVVVVLKGPVQPMIVREKQKIAGIWMNADSHRFSSAPSYYAVASNRPLAQVVGERTAAVYELGLGNLQLSPGGGAQPDKAQRFENGLLDLRTRQGLYAENSNGVEISDGVLYRARISIPSQVPIGTYETETFLIDRGKVIAAATKEVEVRKTGFERFIATTARRHAFLYGLAAVLLSLGLGWGAAALFGSRS